From the genome of Danio aesculapii chromosome 16, fDanAes4.1, whole genome shotgun sequence, one region includes:
- the si:ch211-231m23.4 gene encoding free fatty acid receptor 3, translated as MINQWVIFAVYVLTFLIGLPANLLAICTFIKKLGDKPSPNDILLFHLTTSDLVFLLFLPFKMYEAFMGMKWHLPQTLCSIASFFFFTTIYTSSLLLMAIAVDRYLGLAFPFKYRMLRKPIYATVGCVFIWLVSAAHCSIVFIIVHMPDQNTNGSVCYEEFTEQQKRILLPVRLEFFVVIYTLPLLVCIFCYINCIYILYSRPLIVKVKKQRAIGMALCTLTIFLLCFLPYNLSHLVGYSSNKSPPWRYYTLLPSTLNTCLDPFVFYFSSSTFRESKTVFLLKMWCLRRHKRNYTKRETELNVVAI; from the coding sequence ATGATCAACCAGTGGGTGATTTTCGCAGTCTACGTCCTGACGTTCCTAATCGGCCTTCCAGCAAACCTTCTAGCCATCTGCACGTTCATTAAAAAACTCGGAGACAAACCCAGTCCCAACGACATCCTGCTCTTCCACCTGACCACTTCAGATCTGGTCTTCCTGCTGTTTCTTCCCTTCAAGATGTACGAAGCCTTCATGGGCATGAAATGGCACTTACCCCAGACCCTGTGCTCCATCGCCTCCTTTTTCTTCTTCACCACGATTTACACCAGCTCTCTGCTGCTAATGGCTATAGCCGTGGATCGCTACTTAGGACTAGCATTCCCGTTCAAATACCGAATGTTACGCAAACCGATTTACGCTACGGTAGGTTGTGTTTTTATATGGCTAGTGAGCGCGGCTCATTGCAGTATCGTGTTTATCATTGTTCATATGCCAGATCAGAACACAAACGGATCGGTTTGCTACGAAGAATTTACGGAACAGCAGAAAAGGATCTTGCTGCCAGTTCGGCTTGAGTTTTTTGTGGTTATTTACACACTGCCGCTCCTAGTTTGTATCTTCTGCTACATTAACTGCATCTATATATTGTACAGCAGGCCTCTTATTGTTAAAGTGAAGAAGCAAAGAGCCATTGGGATGGCGTTGTGCACACTAACCATCTTTTTACTGTGCTTTTTACCCTATAATCTGTCGCATCTAGTAGGTTACAGCAGCAATAAAAGCCCACCGTGGAGATATTACACGCTTTTACCGAGCACACTCAACACCTGTCTGGATCCGTTCGTCTTTTACTTCTCATCCTCAACTTTCCGTGAaagcaaaacagtttttttactgAAGATGTGGTGCTTGAGGAGACA